A stretch of Camelina sativa cultivar DH55 chromosome 18, Cs, whole genome shotgun sequence DNA encodes these proteins:
- the LOC104761155 gene encoding protein EXORDIUM-like 3 isoform X3: protein MHSVPVILTLTVLTVLLTSPAQVTGYRPYPPKTNGSDQIFGSSKKFEGSSNLVRLRYHMGPVLTNNITVHPIWYGTWQKSQKKIIREFINSISAVGSKHPSVSGWWKTVQLYTDQTGSNITGTVRLGEEKNDRFYSHGKSLTRLSIQSVIKSAVGSRSRPLPVNPKSGLYLLLTADDVYVQDFCGQVCGFHYFTFPSIVGFTLPYAWVGNSAKLCPGVCAYPFAVPEYIPGLKPVKSPNGDIGVDGMISVIAHEIAELATNPLVNAWYAGPDPVAPVEIADLCEGIYGTGGGGSYTGQMLNDHRGATYNVNGIRRRYLIQWLWSHVVSYCTGPNALD, encoded by the exons atgcattCAGTTCCGGTGATCCTCACCCTCACAGTACTTACGGTTCTCTTAACATCACCGGCACAAGTTACCGGATACCGTCCATACCCACCTAAAACCAACGGCTCCGATCAAATCTTCGGCTCTTCTAAAAAATTCGAAGGCTCATCAAACCTCGTCCGCCTCCGTTACCACATGGGTCCTGTCCTAACCAACAACATCACCGTCCACCCAATCTGGTACGGCACGTGGCAAAAATCCCAGAAAAAAATCATCCGCGAGTTCATCAACTCTATCTCAGCCGTTGGATCCAAACACCCTTCTGTCTCCGGTTGGTGGAAAACCGTACAGCTTTACACTGACCAAACCGGATCTAACATTACCGGTACAGTTCGTCTCGGCGAAGAAAAAAACGACCGGTTTTATTCTCACGGCAAATCGCTCACCCGGTTATCGATTCAGTCTGTGATCAAATCCGCCGTCGGTTCTAGATCTCGGCCGTTGCCGGTTAATCCCAAGAGCGGTTTGTATCTCCTCCTCACCGCCGATGATGTCTACGTCCAAG ATTTTTGCGGCCAGGTCTGTGGATTCCACTACTTCACGTTCCCGTCGATCGTCGGATTCACGTTACCGTACGCTTGGGTTGGGAACTCGGCGAAGCTTTGTCCCGGAGTCTGTGCTTATCCGTTCGCCGTACCGGAGTATATACCGGGATTAAAACCGGTTAAATCGCCGAACGGTGACATCGGAGTAGATGGGATGATAAGTGTGATAGCTCACGAGATTGCTGAGCTGGCGACGAACCCGTTGGTTAACGCTTGGTACGCAGGACCCGACCCGGTGGCTCCGGTTGAGATAGCGGATCTTTGTGAGGGTATTTATGGAACGGGAGGTGGTGGTTCGTACACAGGACAGATGTTGAACGATCATCGTGGTGCCACGTATAATGTAAATGGGATCCGACGGCGGTATTTGATCCAGTGGTTATGGAGCCACGTGGTTAGTTACTGTACCGGACCCAATGCGCTTGATTAG
- the LOC104761155 gene encoding protein EXORDIUM-like 3 isoform X1 → MHSVPVILTLTVLTVLLTSPAQVTGYRPYPPKTNGSDQIFGSSKKFEGSSNLVRLRYHMGPVLTNNITVHPIWYGTWQKSQKKIIREFINSISAVGSKHPSVSGWWKTVQLYTDQTGSNITGTVRLGEEKNDRFYSHGKSLTRLSIQSVIKSAVGSRYRPLPVNPKSGLYLLLTADDVYVQDFCGQVCGFHYFTFPSIVGFTLPYAWVGNSAKLCPGVCAYPFAVPEYIPGLKPVKSPNGDIGVDGMISVIAHEIAELATNPLVNAWYAGPDPVAPVEIADLCEGIYGTGGGGSYTGQMLNDHRGATYNVNGIRRRYLIQWLWSHVVSYCTGPNALD, encoded by the coding sequence atgcattCAGTTCCGGTGATCCTCACCCTCACAGTACTTACGGTTCTCTTAACATCACCGGCACAAGTTACCGGATACCGTCCATACCCACCTAAAACCAACGGCTCCGATCAAATCTTCGGCTCTTCTAAAAAATTCGAAGGCTCATCAAACCTCGTCCGCCTCCGTTACCACATGGGTCCTGTCCTAACCAACAACATCACCGTCCACCCAATCTGGTACGGCACGTGGCAAAAATCCCAGAAAAAAATCATCCGCGAGTTCATCAACTCTATCTCAGCCGTTGGATCCAAACACCCTTCTGTCTCCGGTTGGTGGAAAACCGTACAGCTTTACACTGACCAAACCGGATCTAACATTACCGGTACGGTTCGTCTCGGCGAGGAAAAAAACGACCGGTTTTATTCTCACGGCAAATCGTTAACCCGGTTATCGATTCAGTCCGTGATCAAATCAGCCGTCGGTTCTAGATATCGGCCGTTGCCGGTTAATCCCAAAAGCGGTTTGTATCTTCTCCTCACCGCCGATGATGTCTACGTCCAAGATTTTTGCGGCCAGGTCTGTGGATTCCACTACTTCACGTTCCCGTCGATCGTCGGATTCACGTTACCGTACGCTTGGGTTGGGAACTCGGCGAAGCTTTGTCCCGGAGTCTGTGCTTATCCGTTCGCCGTACCGGAGTATATACCGGGATTAAAACCGGTTAAATCGCCGAACGGTGACATCGGAGTAGATGGGATGATAAGTGTGATAGCTCACGAGATTGCTGAGCTGGCGACGAACCCGTTGGTTAACGCTTGGTACGCAGGACCCGACCCGGTGGCTCCGGTTGAGATAGCGGATCTTTGTGAGGGTATTTATGGAACGGGAGGTGGTGGTTCGTACACAGGACAGATGTTGAACGATCATCGTGGTGCCACGTATAATGTAAATGGGATCCGACGGCGGTATTTGATCCAGTGGTTATGGAGCCACGTGGTTAGTTACTGTACCGGACCCAATGCGCTTGATTAG
- the LOC104761155 gene encoding protein EXORDIUM-like 3 isoform X2 translates to MHSVPVILTLTVLTVLLTSPAQVTGYRPYPPKTNGSDQIFGSSKKFEGSSNLVRLRYHMGPVLTNNITVHPIWYGTWQKSQKKIIREFINSISAVGSKHPSVSGWWKTVQLYTDQTGSNITGTVRLGEEKNDRFYSHGKSLTRLSIQSVIKSAVGSRSRPLPVNPKSGLYLLLTADDVYVQDFCGQVCGFHYFTFPSIVGFTLPYAWVGNSAKLCPGVCAYPFAVPEYIPGLKPVKSPNGDIGVDGMISVIAHEIAELATNPLVNAWYAGPDPVAPVEIADLCEGIYGTGGGGSYTGQMLNDHRGATYNVNGIRRRYLIQWLWSHVVSYCTGPNALD, encoded by the exons atgcattCAGTTCCGGTGATCCTCACCCTCACAGTACTTACGGTTCTCTTAACATCACCGGCACAAGTTACCGGATACCGTCCATACCCACCTAAAACCAACGGCTCCGATCAAATCTTCGGCTCTTCTAAAAAATTCGAAGGCTCATCAAACCTCGTCCGCCTCCGTTACCACATGGGTCCTGTCCTAACCAACAACATCACCGTCCACCCAATCTGGTACGGCACGTGGCAAAAATCCCAGAAAAAAATCATCCGCGAGTTCATCAACTCTATCTCAGCCGTTGGATCCAAACACCCTTCTGTCTCCGGTTGGTGGAAAACCGTACAGCTTTACACTGACCAAACCGGATCTAACATTACCGGTACAGTTCGTCTCGGCGAAGAAAAAAACGACCGGTTTTATTCTCACGGCAAATCGCTCACCCGGTTATCGATTCAGTCTGTGATCAAATCCGCCGTCGGTTCTAGATCTCGGCCGTTGCCGGTTAATCCCAAGAGCGGTTTGTATCTCCTC CTCACCGCCGATGATGTCTACGTCCAAGATTTTTGCGGCCAGGTCTGTGGATTCCACTACTTCACGTTCCCGTCGATCGTCGGATTCACGTTACCGTACGCTTGGGTTGGGAACTCGGCGAAGCTTTGTCCCGGAGTCTGTGCTTATCCGTTCGCCGTACCGGAGTATATACCGGGATTAAAACCGGTTAAATCGCCGAACGGTGACATCGGAGTAGATGGGATGATAAGTGTGATAGCTCACGAGATTGCTGAGCTGGCGACGAACCCGTTGGTTAACGCTTGGTACGCAGGACCCGACCCGGTGGCTCCGGTTGAGATAGCGGATCTTTGTGAGGGTATTTATGGAACGGGAGGTGGTGGTTCGTACACAGGACAGATGTTGAACGATCATCGTGGTGCCACGTATAATGTAAATGGGATCCGACGGCGGTATTTGATCCAGTGGTTATGGAGCCACGTGGTTAGTTACTGTACCGGACCCAATGCGCTTGATTAG
- the LOC104761157 gene encoding BRASSINOSTEROID INSENSITIVE 1-associated receptor kinase 1-like, translating to MTATQMLLHLLLLPLLCVYFSNLIGAEPNTDELQTLMEVKTELDPEDKHLASWSIRGDLCKDFEGVGCDWKGQVSNISLQGKGLSGKISPNIAKLKHLTGLFLHYNALVGDIPRELGNLSELTDLYLNVNNLSGEIPPNFGKMQGLQVLQLCYNNLTGSIPRELGSLSKLSVLALQSNKLTGAIPASLGDLSALERLDLSYNHLFGSVPGKLANPPLLRVLDIRNNSLTGNVPPVLKRLNEGFAFDNNLGLCGVEFPSLKSCNGTAHVGAKPFGATVTDVPSRDIPQSATLRLPCNGTNCNAPPKSHQGAILIGLVVTTIALSAVSILLFTHYRRRKQKLSTAYEMSDTRPNNSVRGGFRKNSGSPLASLEYTHGWDPLSDNRNLSVFAQEVIQSFRFNLEEVETATQYFSEVNLLGKSNFSATYKGILRDGSAVAIKRFSKTSCKSEEPEFLKGLTMLTSLKHENLARLRGFCCSRGRGECFIIYDFAPNGNLLSYLDLKDGDTHVLDWSTRVSIAKGIAKGIAYLHSYKGSKPALVHQNISAEKVLIDQRYNPLLSNSGLHTLLTNDIVFSALKDSAAMGYLAPEYTTTGRFTEKTDVYAFGVLVFQIISGKQKVRHLVKLGTEACRFNDYIDPNLQGRFFEYEATKLARIAWLCTHESPIERPSVEAVVHELGNCSSCL from the exons atgaCGGCGACACAAAtgctgcttcatcttcttctcctcccacTTCTCTGCGTTTACTTCAGTAACCTAATCGGAGCAGAGCCCAACACCGACGAGTTACAGACACTGATGGAGGTCAAAACAGAGCTTGACCCAGAAGACAAACACTTAGCTTCATGGAGCATTCGTGGAGATCTGTGTAAAGACTTTGAAGGCGTTGGTTGTGATTGGAAAGGACAAGTTTCTAACATTTCTCTACAAGGGAAAGGCTTGTCTGGTAAAATCTCTCCGAACATTGCAAAGCTTAAACATTTGACGGGTTTGTTCTTGCATTACAATGCTCTTGTCGGAGATATCCCTAGAGAACTTGGTAACTTGTCGGAGCTTACGGATCTTTATCTTAATGTTAATAATCTCTCTGGTGAGATTCCTCCAAACTTCGGGAAGATGCAAGGCTTGCAAG TTTTGCAGCTCTGTTACAACAATTTGACAGGAAGCATTCCAAGGGAGCTTGGTTCACTGAGCAAGCTCAGTGTTCTTGCTCTTCAATCTAACAAACTCACGGGAGCTATACCCGCGAGTTTAGGGGATTTAAGTGCTCTAGAGCGGCTAGATTTGAGCTACAATCACTTGTTTGGTTCTGTACCAGGCAAGTTAGCTAACCCTCCTCTGCTACGAGTTCTCGACATCCGCAACAACTCTCTCACTGGCAATGTACCTCCTG TACTGAAGAGACTTAATGAAGGTTTTGCTTTTGATAACAACTTGGGGTTATGTGGAGTCGAGTTCCCCTCTTTGAAATCTTGCAATGGCACAGCTCATGTTGGAGCCAAGCCATTCGGTGCAACTGTGACCGATGTTCCATCCCGAGATATACCACAATCAGCTACTCTCCGGTTACCTTGTAATGGAACAAACTGTAATGCTCCTCCAAAATCTCACCAAGGTGCAATCCTTATTGGTTTGGTTGTCACGACCATTGCCTTGTCTGCTGTTAGCATCCTCTTGTTCACGCATTATCGTAGACGCAAACAGAAGCTTTCAACCGCTTATGAAATGTCGGACACCAGGCCCAACAACTCCGTAAGAGGAGGCTTTAGGAAGAACAGTGGTTCTCCATTAGCTAGTCTTGAATATACCCATGGTTGGGATCCACTTTCAGACAATAGGAACCTCAGTGTCTTTGCTCAAGAAGTTATCCAGAGCTTTAGATTCAACCTAGAAGAGGTTGAAACCGCTACACAGTATTTCTCAGAAGTGAATTTGCTTGGCAAAAGCAACTTCTCCGCGACTTACAAAGGAATCTTGAGAGATGGTTCTGCTGTAGCGATCAAACGGTTTAGTAAAACCAGTTGCAAATCCGAAGAACCTGAGTTCTTGAAAGGACTCACCATGTTGACGTCTCTGAAACATGAAAACTTGGCAAGACTTAGAGGTTTCTGCTGTTCAAGAGGCCGTGGAGAATGCTTTATCATCTATGATTTTGCTCCAAATGGAAACCTACTGAGCTATCTTGATCTCAAAGATGGTGATACACATGTTCTTGATTGGTCCACAAGAGTATCCATCGCCAAAGGCATCGCAAAGG GGATTGCTTATCTACATTCATACAAAGGAAGCAAACCCGCATTAGTTCATCAAAACATCTCAGCGGAGAAGGTCCTAATCGACCAACGATACAATCCACTGCTCTCAAACTCAGGTCTCCACACGCTTCTGACAAACGACATTGTTTTCTCTGCACTCAAAGACAGTGCAGCAATGGGCTATCTCGCTCCAGAATACACCACAACAGGACGTTTCACCGAGAAAACCGATGTCTACGCTTTCGGAGTTCTTGTGTTTCAGATCATCTCCGGGAAACAGAAGGTTAGGCATCTTGTAAAGCTTGGAACTGAAGCTTGTAGGTTCAATGATTACATCGATCCAAATCTTCAAGGAAGGTTCTTTGAATACGAAGCCACAAAGCTAGCTAGAATCGCGTGGCTAT